DNA from Mustela erminea isolate mMusErm1 chromosome 18, mMusErm1.Pri, whole genome shotgun sequence:
GGGAGCAGGAGCGTACGCGAGAGGACCAGGCTCCCGCAAAAGGCCCCATCCCAGCGCTCAGGCTCTAGCCAtagcctcccacccccagagcATGGAGAGGTCTCTGGGCAGAAGGTGCTGGAAGTGCAGGGTGGCCACTGCTGCCTTTCCTGCAGGCTGGACCACAAAGGAAAACCACCTTCTGACCGCTTGGCTGCATCCCCACAGGCCAAGTCCTGCCTTCTCCCCGAGAAAGCGCTTGCCCTTCGAGTGACGGCCGAAATGGCTGGCAGGCAGGCGCGGGCAGCAGCTCTCAGTGCAACAAGAGATGGCAGAGGCGTCCGCCTTCCTTTGGGGGCCGCCCTTCCTCCCCTCGGGTGCTAGCTGTCCACCTTCTTCATGTGGTGGAAGAGGTTACAGAAGAGCTCATACCAGAAGAACACGAAGCCGGTGGAGAGAGCAGCCTTCAGCAGGCTGGGGGACAGGCCCTTGAAGAGGCCCGTGGGGCCTTCCTCTCGTAGCACCTGCTGGGCACAATCCAGGAGGCCCCTATAGCTTCGAACCTGGGCAGAAGTGGAGGACAGAGGAAGTGATTAACACACGGATGTTGACTCTGTCCTTCTGTCATCCAGCACCTGGCACCTCACGGCTCCTAGTCAACACTTGCTGGACAAAGCAATGAAGGCTAAAAGGACAGAGCAGTTcacctttgctttctcttccaagCAGACCGGTAATTCGGACTTAACAGAGGCAGCGCCTGGAAATCAGCACCGGACAGAGCTCCTACCGACTGGGCCTCTTAAGGACCCTTTGCCCCATCCCACCAGGCCCCCTTGGGCAGTGGATCTGAACCTGGCCCTTGTGAGCTCTGGCTTCCGGTCTGGCCTTCTCAGTTGGCCACACACTGCGGCCAGACTCACGTCTCCAGGACTCAACTCCCCTCAAGCACCTCTCTCGCCACATCTCCACTAACTCCCCGTTGTGATGACAATGACGTTGTAAagaatcaaggggcacctggctggctcagttggcagaacgtgggactcttgatcttgggtcatgagttcaagtcccacactgggcatagagcttacttaaaaaaaaaagaagagaggaaagaaaaaagaatcaaatccaAGCTCCAAAGCCAGGTGTTCAAGGGGTTGCTCCATTCGGCCTCAACTTCCCTCCCTGATCTTCCGTCATCCCCCAGCGGTCCTCCCACCAAACAGGCTACAGTCTGTTAGGAGCACCGCTCTCTCCTCGGTCCTGGGCTCCCACCAACTGTCTCTGTGCAAACCTAAACCACTCCTTCCAGACAAGTTCCCAAGTGGAAAAAGGAGATTATAAAACCTTGTATTGCACCTGGCGTTAAAACATACGTGTGTGTTGATGCAAAGAAACAATACGACAGCCAAAGCTTCCGTGTCATTATCTCCGGATGGGTGGTACTGGGAGCTCCATTATCAGTTTTACCTATCTCGGGACTTCTCTGAATTTCCGACACAGATGTATTACAACTAACTCAAcactttcccttcccccaaggaaggagtgctccctccctcccaactcTCAGTCCAGTGCACACTTCTTTTCTGACCTGTCAGACGTGTTCCCTCCTGCGTGGGAGGGAACATGCCTGTTTCAcccccttgccccacccccagcccaccactGCATGGCGCCCCAAAGCAGCCGTGAAAATCCGGTTGAGACTAAGGAACAGTTGAGACTATAAACAGTACGACATCACCCACGATGGGGGCTTCTGCGAATGACAAAGCCTTCTAGTGCCTTTAAAATAGAACTTAGTGGATCAGGTTCCGTTCACCCCTCTCCAGGAACCCCTACAGCATACACGAAACAACCCCACACACGGGTGGGAGTCTCCTCCGTGTTCTTTAGTATTCTGGGGACCCATCTCgtcttaaggttttattcatttgagagagagagagagagaaaacacacttgAGCtcaagggcaggggaggagcagagggagagggacaggcagactcctcCAAGCacacagcccaatgtggggtttgaccCACGACCCCggtatcacaacctgagccgaaaccaggagtcagacgctcaaaCAACTGTGCCAACCAGGCGCCCCGGGGACCTTTCTCATGTGATCATATTCTTTGTCCCAAACTGAACtgaacatattttttctcttttgcacttgaagcgggctccccgctgggtGTTCAACACACGgctgaactcacgaccccaagatcaagaccagagctgagctagagtcagacacttaacctacggagcccccaggcgccctgaactgAACACTTTTTAAGAGCGAACCCTGACCCCTCCTTCTCCTGGATCACCCCACGGCATCCCACATGCACAGGGCGGTGCGTGGATTCTCCCCTGTGTTTGGGGATCCCCAGGGACAGGCTGCAGGGGCTAATGCTGAGCACTAGGCAGGTGAGGGGCAAGGCTCAAAGCCCCTGCAGGGGGACAGCTCACCTGGCCGAAGGTGGCTCGCGCCTGCTCAAAGCCTCCGACCTGCAGCCGTTTCTTGAAGAGGTCCAGGGGGTACGTGAGGGTCTTGCTGATGACGCCAGCTCCGCTGCCACACAGCAGGTTTTTGAGGTTCTCTGAACCaaagtggggtggaggggggaacgTGAGGGAAGTGCCATCGGGGAAAGACATGTTCAAGGTCAAGAGCTCTAAGCCTGCACCACGAAACTAAGAGCCACCAGCCTCCTGAATCTGCGAGAACCACACCCGGCCACTCTGGGCCCGGATGGCAGTAAGGCAGGAACGGAAGTGGGAGCCTGCAGGCTGGGCGGTGTGACTCGGTTCAAGGCTTGGGAAGAAATAAATGTCCTCGGTACCACTGCTGGGGTGGCAACGAGCTGAAAGAAAGGGTCCGCCAGCGGCTGGCTCGGTTGGTTTGGTCAACAGCGGGACAGAGCAGGGTTCAGAGGATGGGGACGTCGTAGCCTCTGACAGGAGAGCCTTAGCCCCTCCAGGGGTCAGAGGAGGTGCCCTGGCTCAGGGGAGGGGACAGCGGAGACCGGGTTTCCCTTCCATGAGGGCTGTCTCACCGTTCTTCCTTCCCTCGGCGGGCAAGACCCACTCGTGCAGGTGCTTCAAGGCGCTGTAAAAGGAGAACTGGAACCCAGCGTAGGGGAAGATGGCAATCAAGGTGGGGTTCAAGCCTTTGTAGAAAACCAAAGGGCCCTCGGTCCGGTACATGGTCACCACGGCGTCTCGCAGGGTCTTATACACCTGGACAGCACACAGGCAGCTCGAGTGAGGGCATGCAGGCCATCTGGCCCTAGAACACAGCCCGTCACGCGCACCTCCCCTCGGCTAAAATCCCAGCTGCCAGAAGCATGACTTTTCTGGGGGAACAAAGAAAATGCTGAACAAAAGTCCCAAGGTAAGGGCTTCCAGCAACCCCCCTTCTAGCTATTTACAAGGCCAGTATGTTCGCACAAGTGCGCAACAGCGCGAGTCCGGCACCGCTGCCACCGCATCCCGCAGAACAGCAGGGACACAAGGTCTGCCCCTGGGTGACGGGTCACATGCACGCTGACACACCCATTCCGAAGGACACAGAGCAGCCACTGAAACAGGATCACGCCATCTACACAACAGATCGGGCATAATCCCCCAAACGTATAGCTGAATGGGCACAGCGAGAGGCTGAAGGGCGGGCTTAGGGCTTGTGGAAGAAAAAAGTCGGCAGGGATCACCCCCAGGGACACACGAGAAGTGAGGAAGGGCCACCGTGACCTccacagagggagaggcggggcagggaagagggagaccaACTCTCACCATTTTACACTTCTGGGATTTTCTGCCGTGTGCGTGTATTTAACCTTTTGTAACCTGTCAACAGGCAATCTCCATGCGGGACACCACAGGGCACTGATTTTTCTCAGCACCTTCCATCCCACACTTTGTTTGCAGGGGACCAGAGGGGCTCTGCGTGTGGCGATGAGGGAGGTTCTCTGCACTGAGAAGGGAGGACCCTGGCTGCCTCCGCACCTCCTGGCTCCCAGACGCTGGCAGCCACACTGAAGGATTTCACCCTGGAGACGTCCCAGAAAGGGCCCGGACTCAGAGGAAGGCCACGGGGCAACGAGCCCGCCCTGTATCCACAGCCCCGCTCTGCTTCTCTGTGCCCCCTTTAACACCAGGCTGGCAGCCAAGGG
Protein-coding regions in this window:
- the SLC25A19 gene encoding mitochondrial thiamine pyrophosphate carrier, which codes for MVGYDPKADGRNISSFEVAVAGSVSGLVTRVMISPLDVIKIRFQLQIERLSRSDPGAKYHGILQAGRQILQEEGPTAFWKGHVPAQLLSIGYGAVQFLSFELLTELVHRATTYDARDFSVHFVCGGLSASAATLAVQPVDVLRTRFAAQGEPKVYKTLRDAVVTMYRTEGPLVFYKGLNPTLIAIFPYAGFQFSFYSALKHLHEWVLPAEGRKNENLKNLLCGSGAGVISKTLTYPLDLFKKRLQVGGFEQARATFGQVRSYRGLLDCAQQVLREEGPTGLFKGLSPSLLKAALSTGFVFFWYELFCNLFHHMKKVDS